Within Marinomonas mediterranea MMB-1, the genomic segment TGCCATGAACGGGAACATTTCAATTGCGTGAGCGAGTAAGCTTTCTTTTAAATCTAAGGTCGAACGTGTGTTGTAGAGTGGGTAAGGGTCAGATCCTCCACCAAAGACAATTTCGCCTCGCCCAGTCTGCTGAACATAACAATGCAGTGCAGACGAACTCACAAGAGGATCAAGAAACGGTTTAACAGGCTGGGTTACCATTGCTTGCAATGGGTAGGTTGTAATGGGCATTTTAATACCTGCCATTCCCGCCACCAATGAGCTGTGTCCGGCAACGGCTTGAACCACGCATCCACACTGCACCGTACCGCGATTGGTTTTCACGCCAGTGACTTTGCCATTTTCGGTCAATACGTCAGTCACTTCCGTTAACTGATGCAATTCGACACCGCGTTGCGTCGCCCCTTTTGCGTAACCCCAAGCGACCGCATCATGACGTGCGGTCGCTCCGTCAATATGCCAAAGCCCTGCTAAAACTGGCATATCCGCTGGGTTCATATTTAGCGTTGGCACCAGTTCTTTAATTTGTTGAGGATCAATCAACTCAGTCTTACCACCAAAATGCGTGTTCACTTCGGTACGCTGGCGAAACGCTCTGACCGTAGAATCGGTATGAGCCAAGGTTAGCTGACCACGAGATGAATACATGATATTGAAGTCAAACTCGTTAGACAGTCCTTGAAATAACTTGACCGATTCGGTGTAAAACTTCACGCCTTCTGACGTCAGATAGTTCGATCGAATCACGGCAGTATTTCGCGCCGTATTACCACCGCCTAGATACCCTTTCTCTAACACAGCAACGTTGGTAATGCCGTGATATTTAGCAAGGTAATACGCGGTGGCAACGCCATGACCGCCACCGCCGATAATAACAACGTCATAGTGCTTTTTAAGTTGCGTGGGCGAAGGAAGGTCTACTTCTTTCTCGAAGGGATAGTCGCTTTTAAGACCGTATTTCAACAATGAAAATGGCATAACTTACTTCTCCGTTTACGTTCTTATTGGGTCAGAATGCTGGATCTGCATTCGAGCCGCATTGAGAGTATTTTGCATAAGACAGGCAATGGTCATTGGACCGACACCACCAGGAACAGGCGTTATGGCAGAAGCAACTTGAGAAACAGACGCAAAATCCACATCCCCAACGAGCTTTCTAGCGCCGTCGCTTTCAATGGCGTTGATACCGACATCAATCACCACTGCGCCCGGTTTCACCCAATTTTTTTCTACCAACTGAGGACGACCCACTGCCGCAATCAAAATGTCGGCTTGTCGACATAATGTTTCGATATCACGAGTGCGCGAATGCACAATAGACACCGTGCAATTTGCTTGCAGCAATAACTGAGCGAGCGGCTTACCGACAATATTAGAACGACCAATAACAACCGCGTGCTTGCCTGATAATGCTGCTTCGCCATGAAAGTGTTCTCGCAGCATGATGAGGCAACCCAAAGGAGTGCAAGGTACTAAACTGTGTTGACCTGCAACCAAACGCCCCACGTTTTGCGGATGAAAACCATCGACGTCTTTTTCAGCCGAAATCAACTCGATCACACGCGCTTCCGATAGAGGCTTAGGTAACGGCAGTTGCACTAAAATTCCGTGAACGTCAGCGTCGTTATTGAGTCGCTCAATAAGTTGCTCAAGCTCATCCTGAGTACAATTTTCAGGTAATTCGTATTTAATCGAATTCAGCCCTGCTTCTTTCGCACGTTTTATCTTGTTGCCTACGTAGACCTTACTCGCGGGGTCATCGCCCACGATCACAACCGCTAAACCAGGAATAACATGCTCAGTTTGCTTTAAGGTCGCAACTTGCTTGGCAACGTCGGCGACCAGACGGTCGGCCATCGCTTTACCGTCAATCCTGTTTTCGTGGTATCTATCACTCATACCGCTTCCTCACTCATCGCTTATGAATATCCACTGCGTTATTTGAAAACCACGGTTTTATTGCCATACATAAACACTCGATGCTCCAAGTGCATCCGCACTGCGGTTGCTAATGCAACCGTTTCAGTATCTCGACCGACCGCAACTAGACGATCCGTTGAATAGGTGTGGTCAACTGGTTGAACGGATTGCTCAATAATCGGTCCCTCGTCTAGATCAGAGGTGACGTAATGCGCCGTTGCGCCAATGAGCTTAACGCCGCGAACATGCGCCTGATGATACGGCTTCGCCCCTTTAAAACCGGGTAAGAAAGAGTGATGAATATTGATCGCTCGTCCCTGTAGCTGTTTACACAATGAATCAGACAAAATCTGCATATAACGAGCCAGTACAACAAGGTCAGTTTGTGTTTCTTCGACGACCGCCATTAATGCGGCTTCTTGTTCTGGCTTGTTGTCTTTTGTCACTGGCAAATGAATAAAACGTATCCCTTCCCGCTCAGCCATTGGGCGCAGATCTTTGTGGTTTGAAACAATCGCTGTAATGTCCATTCTCAGCTCACCCTTACGATGGCGGTAAAGCAAGTCATCGAGACAATGATCAAACTTACTGACCATCAAGAGCACTTTTACCGGCTCGCCCATATCGTAGATGTTCCAATCCATGTTGAACTTAGTGACCTGATCGTCTAACCCGGCACGAATACTGTCGATGGTGTTGTCATCCGATTCGATTTTGCATAAAGCTCTCATGAAAAAGCGCTGCGTTTCCTCATCGTCGTATTGATGCATTTCGGATATATAACAGCCATGCTCAGCCAAATACGTGGACACCGTCGCCACAATTCCACTTGTTGCATAGCATGAGGCTTTCAGCACAAACTCTTTTGGGTGAGACATGAAACACTTCTCCATTAATTCAAATATAAATTTTATCTACTTATATGAATTTAAATATCAATAAATAGCGTTTTAAATTCAGACTTAACTTCAATATATTTAATTAATTTCTATTTTGAAAACAAAATAATGATTTTTTGTTTTTTTATAGTTAGATTATACAAATGTGAAAAATAGATTCTTATACGGAGAAAAAATTGACCAATTCATCCGACAACAAGGTTCCTGATTACTATGTGCCCGCCTTAGCGAGAGGGCTTCAGATTATTGAAATGTTCGACAAAGAAAATCGAATATTGAGCACCCAAGATTTCGCTGAACATCTGGGTGTTAGTGCCTCATCAACGTATCGCATCATTCAGACACTTTTGGACATGGGCTATTTAAAGAAAGTGACCCGAAATGCTTATGAGCTTGGCCCACAAGTCGTATCACGAGGGTTCGCTTTTTTAGCGGGAAAGGATTTAGTCGACATTGCGGCACCACATCTAAACGCTTTGCGAGATAACACCTCAATCTCTTGCCATTTGGCGATTAGAGAAGGGCTCGATACCATTTATATTTATCGGGCACAGGCTGCACAGCGTTTGTCCGTCAACATGCCTGTTGGCGCTCGACTGCCCTGCCATACGAATGCAATGGGGCGATTACTGCTACAGCAGCTCAGTGAGATTGAGTTCAACGCAATGTACCAAACGCTTCAACTAGACCGCTATCCTGGGCCACACCCACAAACCTTGCCAGAACTAAAAGCATTACTGAAAAAAGAATGGGCGCAGGGGTATTCCAGTAACCGTTCGGACAATGCAACGGCGATTGCTGTTCCAGTCACCAACTACTTAGGAAAAACCATCGCTGCCATTAATATTTCAGGAGCGGATCAAGTGATGAATAATCAGGATCAATTTGAAGAAGCGAAACAGCAACTCATAGAAACAGCTCAAGCCATTTCAAAAGAAGCGCCTTAACTTAGGCGAAGATAGGCTAGAAAGTTTAATAAACCGAACTTAGAAATAACAAGATGAGAGACGAACATCCGTGTTCGAAAGAACATTATGATTTGGCAAGCTGAATAGATTTTAATGGAAAAGGGAATTTCACTGCTTTCACAAGCGCTCTTCCGATGCCATAAGCACCCGCTTTGATCCACTTAGCGAACAACAAATGCGCTTCTAACTGCGCATTAAAGAAGTCCAGCTCAATATCAGAAGCGTGAGCGTTAGATTTTGGTTTAGCAATGAAGTAATCGTTATTTAGGTTCATGTGTGGCTCCAATAAAGTTAATAGGTAATTGGAGACGATCATATCTGTGAAAAATATGTCTGCTCTCGTATTTATTAAGGCAAATGATAGAGATAGACAATCAAT encodes:
- a CDS encoding FAD-dependent oxidoreductase, whose protein sequence is MPFSLLKYGLKSDYPFEKEVDLPSPTQLKKHYDVVIIGGGGHGVATAYYLAKYHGITNVAVLEKGYLGGGNTARNTAVIRSNYLTSEGVKFYTESVKLFQGLSNEFDFNIMYSSRGQLTLAHTDSTVRAFRQRTEVNTHFGGKTELIDPQQIKELVPTLNMNPADMPVLAGLWHIDGATARHDAVAWGYAKGATQRGVELHQLTEVTDVLTENGKVTGVKTNRGTVQCGCVVQAVAGHSSLVAGMAGIKMPITTYPLQAMVTQPVKPFLDPLVSSSALHCYVQQTGRGEIVFGGGSDPYPLYNTRSTLDLKESLLAHAIEMFPFMANLKLMRQWAGITDMTSDYSPIMGLSPVENYYLDAGWGTWGFKATPICGKTMAELVASGGKVPDLIAPFAMDRFSEFRQVNEMGATAASH
- the folD gene encoding bifunctional methylenetetrahydrofolate dehydrogenase/methenyltetrahydrofolate cyclohydrolase FolD, with amino-acid sequence MSDRYHENRIDGKAMADRLVADVAKQVATLKQTEHVIPGLAVVIVGDDPASKVYVGNKIKRAKEAGLNSIKYELPENCTQDELEQLIERLNNDADVHGILVQLPLPKPLSEARVIELISAEKDVDGFHPQNVGRLVAGQHSLVPCTPLGCLIMLREHFHGEAALSGKHAVVIGRSNIVGKPLAQLLLQANCTVSIVHSRTRDIETLCRQADILIAAVGRPQLVEKNWVKPGAVVIDVGINAIESDGARKLVGDVDFASVSQVASAITPVPGGVGPMTIACLMQNTLNAARMQIQHSDPIRT
- the purU gene encoding formyltetrahydrofolate deformylase, giving the protein MSHPKEFVLKASCYATSGIVATVSTYLAEHGCYISEMHQYDDEETQRFFMRALCKIESDDNTIDSIRAGLDDQVTKFNMDWNIYDMGEPVKVLLMVSKFDHCLDDLLYRHRKGELRMDITAIVSNHKDLRPMAEREGIRFIHLPVTKDNKPEQEAALMAVVEETQTDLVVLARYMQILSDSLCKQLQGRAINIHHSFLPGFKGAKPYHQAHVRGVKLIGATAHYVTSDLDEGPIIEQSVQPVDHTYSTDRLVAVGRDTETVALATAVRMHLEHRVFMYGNKTVVFK
- a CDS encoding IclR family transcriptional regulator yields the protein MTNSSDNKVPDYYVPALARGLQIIEMFDKENRILSTQDFAEHLGVSASSTYRIIQTLLDMGYLKKVTRNAYELGPQVVSRGFAFLAGKDLVDIAAPHLNALRDNTSISCHLAIREGLDTIYIYRAQAAQRLSVNMPVGARLPCHTNAMGRLLLQQLSEIEFNAMYQTLQLDRYPGPHPQTLPELKALLKKEWAQGYSSNRSDNATAIAVPVTNYLGKTIAAINISGADQVMNNQDQFEEAKQQLIETAQAISKEAP